One stretch of Trichocoleus desertorum ATA4-8-CV12 DNA includes these proteins:
- the rplC gene encoding 50S ribosomal protein L3 gives MSVGILGTKLGMTQIFDETGKAIPVTVVQAGPCSITQIKTASTDGYSAIQVGFGEVSQKALNRPELGHLAKSNAAPLRHLQEYRLDSTSEFELGQQINADIFSAGQIVDVIGTSIGRGFAGYQKRHNFARGPMAHGSKNHRAPGSTGAGTTPGRVYPGKRMAGRLGGSQVTIRKLTVVRVDAERNLLLIQGAVPGKPGALLSIVPAKQVGRSK, from the coding sequence GTGTCTGTGGGTATTCTCGGCACCAAACTTGGCATGACTCAAATTTTCGACGAAACAGGTAAAGCAATTCCTGTGACTGTCGTTCAAGCGGGTCCATGCTCTATTACGCAGATTAAAACAGCCTCAACCGATGGCTACTCTGCTATTCAGGTCGGCTTTGGCGAAGTGAGCCAAAAAGCGCTAAATAGACCTGAACTAGGCCACTTGGCTAAATCAAATGCTGCGCCGCTACGCCATCTACAGGAGTATCGGTTAGACAGCACCAGTGAATTTGAGCTGGGTCAGCAAATCAATGCTGATATTTTCTCGGCTGGTCAAATTGTTGATGTGATTGGCACCAGCATTGGCCGTGGCTTCGCTGGCTATCAAAAGCGTCACAACTTTGCTCGTGGTCCTATGGCCCACGGTTCTAAAAACCACCGCGCACCGGGTTCTACCGGAGCTGGTACTACGCCAGGACGCGTTTATCCAGGAAAGCGGATGGCTGGGCGTTTGGGTGGCTCGCAAGTCACGATTCGTAAATTGACAGTGGTTCGCGTAGATGCTGAGCGCAATCTACTGCTGATCCAAGGGGCGGTTCCTGGTAAGCCGGGTGCGTTGCTGAGCATCGTTCCTGCTAAGCAAGTAGGTCGTTCAAAGTAA
- the rplD gene encoding 50S ribosomal protein L4, producing MVNCVVRDWEGKEVGEAPLELRVAKEGTASHVVHRALVRQLANARQGTASTKTRAEVSGGGRKPWRQKGTGRARAGSNRSPLWRGGGVIFGPKPRDYSIKMNRKERRLALRTALQSRFEDLVIVQDFADQLPRPKTKELVSAIARWGVDPAAKVLLILPERAETIYLSARNIPNLRLISASNLNVFDILAADQIVTTASALTKIQEVYGD from the coding sequence ATGGTTAACTGTGTAGTTCGAGACTGGGAAGGAAAGGAAGTCGGAGAGGCTCCCCTAGAGCTCCGCGTTGCAAAAGAAGGGACAGCCTCTCACGTAGTTCACCGAGCCTTGGTTCGTCAACTGGCGAATGCTCGTCAAGGAACTGCGAGTACCAAAACCCGTGCAGAGGTGAGTGGAGGGGGTCGTAAGCCCTGGCGCCAAAAAGGTACAGGTCGTGCTCGTGCTGGTTCGAACCGTTCCCCCCTATGGCGGGGTGGCGGTGTAATCTTTGGTCCGAAGCCAAGAGATTACTCGATCAAGATGAATCGGAAAGAGCGTCGTTTGGCTTTGAGAACTGCTCTACAAAGTCGGTTCGAAGATTTGGTGATTGTGCAAGATTTTGCTGATCAACTGCCTCGGCCAAAAACTAAGGAATTGGTATCCGCGATCGCTCGTTGGGGAGTTGATCCAGCCGCTAAAGTTCTGCTGATCTTGCCTGAGCGTGCCGAAACTATTTATCTCTCAGCTCGCAACATCCCTAACCTGAGACTCATCTCTGCATCCAACTTGAATGTCTTCGACATCCTTGCTGCGGACCAGATTGTGACCACAGCATCTGCTCTTACGAAAATCCAGGAGGTCTACGGTGACTAA
- a CDS encoding 50S ribosomal protein L23: MTKANPRSLADLIRRPLVTEKATRLLEDNKYTFEVAPQATKPQIKAAIQELFEVRVIGVNTQRPPLKQRRVGKFMGHRPQYKRAIVTLAAGDSITLFPEV, from the coding sequence GTGACTAAGGCTAATCCTCGCTCCCTAGCAGACTTGATTCGCCGTCCTCTGGTAACTGAGAAGGCAACCCGACTGCTAGAGGACAACAAATACACCTTTGAAGTTGCTCCTCAAGCTACTAAGCCACAAATCAAAGCGGCGATCCAAGAACTATTTGAAGTCCGCGTCATTGGTGTCAACACCCAAAGACCTCCTTTAAAGCAGCGTCGAGTTGGCAAGTTTATGGGTCATCGCCCCCAGTACAAGCGGGCGATCGTAACTCTAGCAGCAGGGGATTCTATTACTCTGTTCCCTGAAGTTTAG